The window GTACAATCCCACCTACAACAAGGTGTTCCCCATTCCGGAGCGGGCATTCACCGGTACGGAGAACCTGACACAGAACAAAGGGTATTAACCGACGCAAATTCGATATAAGCATATGAAAATTTATAGATATATATTGGGAGCGCTCCTGCTGTCGGGGCTGGCTCTCCCGCTGACGAATGTACGGGCGCAGGATGTTCAGCTCAAATGCCTGGAGTGGAATGTCAAGGCCCTGGAGTTCTACAACAACAGCAACGTGAGCAAGGACATCAGCCGCTTCGTTACCCTGATTCGGGAACAGCAGGCGGAAATCATCTTCTTCAACGAGTTCGAGACCCTCTCCGGTGCGATGTTCCTCAAGGAGAAGGCGAACGAGTTCGCCAAAGAGCTCGGGATGTACTCGTTCTTCATCCACTCCTACAATAAGAGAGGCAACGACGGCTACTACGGCAATGTGATTCTGTCGAAATATCCGATCGTGAATACGGGCCGCGTGCTGCTCGGCATGTATGAGGGCGCCGACCAGCGTTCGGCGGGCTGGGCCGATGTGCTGGTTCCGACCGATTCGCATCCCGAGGGCGTGAAGGTGCGCATCGTCTGCACCCACCTCGATGCTTTCGGCGGCAACGTGACCTGCCTCGAACAGGCCAAGGAGGTGCTCGAGTATGCCATACAGCCGGCCGTGGACGAAGGCATTCCCGTACTGCTGGCGGGCGATATGAACTGCGGCGTTTCGTCCTCTGCGATTGCGGAATATGTGAAATCGGGAGACCGGCTCTGCAACAACGACGGGACTTACGAACGGAGCAGCAAACTCGATTATCTGATCGGCTTCCCGAAGCAGAAATGGACCTGCTCGGACTATCAGGTGGTCCGCTCCACCGAGGCGGACGCGCTTTCCGACCACAGCCCCATTACCGGCACGGCGGTGCTGAAAAATTAGATCTGTTGACTCGAAGTAAATCAAAGCGATGAAAAACATGAAAACATACATTTCGATTTTCCTGTCCTTTGCGATGGCGGCTCCGCTCCTTACGGGCTGCGACAACGGGCTGGACGAATATCCTTCGGACGCTCCGATTCCGGCTCCGTCGGATAAGTTTACGACCGACGTGCAATTCGTCTCTTCGCTGAGCGACGCTTCGCTCGGAACGGGCTATGTCGATTACCTGAATGCGCTCGACGACAAAAATACGTGGATGACGATTATCGACCGCGTGGACGACGGCAATCAGGCTGCCGTTATGAAAGCCGCATGGGATACAGAGCGCTGGATGACTTTCGCCTTTAACAAAATGGCCAATAAGAAGGCGGAGGGCAGTATGCTCTATTTGGGTCCCTGGGGGACGCTGAACACCTATATCACCGGTGCGACCGGGGTTCCTTCGGGCAGCGGCTGTTATGTGACCGAGGTGAAGACCCTGCTGGCCGGCGTTCGTTCCGACAAGGACGAAGACGGTGTGGTGACCGCTACGAAGGACGTGTCGTTCGATGTCAGCTTCCTGACGGCGCGTTTCGAGACGGCGGATCAGATCGCGGCCTTCGGCGGCAGGAACGGCATACTGCGTTCGTGCTATGACCGGACCATGTCGCTGCTGATGATCGGAACTGTCAGGAACGATCTTTTCGCACAGCTGGAGTCGGCCGCAAAGTCGGCTGCCGGAAGCTATGACTTCAAAGTCATCAATGTGGCCGCCGGATCGCAATATACGATCTTTATGTTGACGGAGGAGCGTTTCTGGGGCCTCAACGGCGTCGAAGCGAAGTCGTTGTCCAACGGCGTCTCGGCTTACGATATCAGCGTTATGTGGTAATCGGCTTCGAGGGGCGCGGCCATTGTGCCCAGCCTCTCGGTTCCGGTGTTGGAATGAAAAAGAGGATGTCTAACTTCAAGTTAGACATCCTCTTTTTGTTTCGCCGGGCGCGGAACCGGCCCGGAAGCCCGATGACCCGGCATCGCCCTCTAAATCCCGCCTCTTGGGCGGGCGGTGGCGCAGTATAGGGGCAGAGCCTCACCGGCTTTCCGTTGCCCCCTAAACCCGTCTTTTAGGCGGAGCGTGGAACTGGCTCGGAAGCCCGATGACCCGGCATCGCCCTCTGAATCCCGCCTCTTGGGCGGGTGGTGGCGCAGTATAGGGTCAGAGCCTCACTGGCTTTCCGTTGCCCCCTAAAACCCGCCTCTTAGGCGGGCTCTTAGGCGGGCGGGGCGCAGTATAGGGTCGGAGCCTTACCGATTCTCCGTTGCCCCCCCCCTAAATCCGGCTTCTTAAGCCGGTTACCAGATGATTACTCGTTCTTCCTCGGGCATGAACATCGCGCCGTCGGTGATCGAGAATGCGTCGTAGAAGTCTTGCAGGTTGCGCAGCGAGGCGTTCACGCGCCATTTGCCCAGCGAGTGTACGTCGAGCTTCGTCAGACGGGCGATCTCCTCGTCACGGATGTTCTGGGCCCACAGCGTGGCATACCCCAGATAGAACCGTTGTTCGGGGGTGAATCCGTCGATCGGGGCGGG of the Alistipes senegalensis JC50 genome contains:
- a CDS encoding endonuclease/exonuclease/phosphatase family protein, with the protein product MKIYRYILGALLLSGLALPLTNVRAQDVQLKCLEWNVKALEFYNNSNVSKDISRFVTLIREQQAEIIFFNEFETLSGAMFLKEKANEFAKELGMYSFFIHSYNKRGNDGYYGNVILSKYPIVNTGRVLLGMYEGADQRSAGWADVLVPTDSHPEGVKVRIVCTHLDAFGGNVTCLEQAKEVLEYAIQPAVDEGIPVLLAGDMNCGVSSSAIAEYVKSGDRLCNNDGTYERSSKLDYLIGFPKQKWTCSDYQVVRSTEADALSDHSPITGTAVLKN